One Paenibacillus riograndensis SBR5 DNA segment encodes these proteins:
- the hflX gene encoding GTPase HflX — protein sequence METVHQKAVIVGVQLQNDKDFAYSMEELRNLAAACELEVVGELSQKSSRINPAHYIGTGKIGELEALLEALEAPIVIFNDELSPSQIRNLESALDRQVIDRTVLILNIFAERAKTKEAQLQVEVAQLQYMLPRLAGMRESLGRQGGGAGLKNRGAGETKLELDRRRIEERITALQLELQTQVARRQVQRKQRRKNEVPVVCLVGYTNTGKSSLMNTIMETYHPGSQKGVLAKDMLFATLETSVRSIELPDRKTFLLTDTVGFVSQLPHHLVKAFRSTLEEVTEADLLIHVADISDPQVGQHIAVTEETLKALGADGIPAIKAYNKADLTELPYPVVKENTVTLSAKQKSGIAELIDLVRQHVFNDYIRCEILVPFDRGSVVSYFNDHADVQEVSYEEQGTRLKLECRAADYERFKSDFVVISQ from the coding sequence ATGGAAACTGTACATCAAAAGGCAGTGATTGTCGGTGTTCAGCTGCAGAATGACAAGGATTTCGCTTATTCCATGGAAGAGCTGCGCAATCTGGCGGCGGCCTGTGAGCTTGAGGTGGTCGGTGAGCTGAGCCAGAAATCCAGCCGCATTAACCCGGCGCATTATATCGGTACAGGCAAAATCGGGGAGCTGGAAGCCCTGTTGGAAGCGCTGGAGGCGCCCATTGTTATTTTTAATGATGAGCTCTCCCCTTCCCAGATCCGCAATCTGGAATCGGCGCTGGACCGTCAGGTCATTGACCGGACCGTCCTGATTCTGAATATTTTTGCCGAACGTGCCAAAACGAAGGAGGCCCAGCTCCAGGTGGAGGTGGCACAGCTGCAGTACATGCTCCCCCGGCTGGCCGGAATGCGCGAGTCCCTCGGCAGACAAGGCGGCGGAGCGGGACTGAAAAACCGCGGTGCCGGGGAAACCAAGCTGGAGCTGGACCGGCGCCGAATCGAGGAACGCATCACGGCACTGCAGCTGGAGCTGCAGACTCAAGTAGCCCGGCGGCAGGTCCAGCGCAAGCAGCGGCGCAAAAACGAGGTGCCCGTAGTCTGTCTCGTCGGTTATACCAATACCGGCAAGTCCAGCTTAATGAACACCATAATGGAAACCTACCACCCCGGGTCTCAAAAAGGGGTGTTGGCCAAGGATATGCTGTTCGCCACATTGGAAACCTCAGTGCGCAGCATTGAGCTGCCTGACCGTAAAACCTTTTTGTTGACCGACACGGTCGGTTTTGTCAGCCAGCTGCCCCATCATCTGGTCAAGGCCTTCCGCTCTACGCTCGAAGAGGTTACCGAGGCTGACCTGCTGATTCATGTAGCCGACATTTCCGATCCGCAGGTGGGCCAGCATATCGCTGTTACGGAGGAAACCCTGAAGGCTCTGGGCGCTGACGGAATCCCGGCCATTAAGGCTTATAACAAAGCTGACCTGACAGAGTTGCCTTATCCTGTAGTAAAGGAGAATACTGTCACTCTCTCCGCTAAGCAGAAAAGCGGAATCGCCGAGCTGATTGACCTGGTCCGCCAGCATGTCTTCAATGATTATATCCGGTGCGAAATACTGGTGCCGTTCGACCGCGGCAGCGTAGTTTCCTACTTCAATGACCACGCCGATGTGCAGGAGGTCAGCTATGAAGAACAGGGCACACGCCTGAAGCTGGAATGCCGGGCCGCCGATTATGAGCGGTTCAAAAGCGATTTTGTTGTGATCTCTCAGTAA